ATACGCTGGCGTATTTGGCGTTCTGCATGTTTCCGGTGGCCGTATCCAGCGCATAGCCCGCGACTCGTTTCTGTATGATGGCGCTATTGCTGCCCAACCTGGTGTAAGTCATGCCCAGCGGTTTGGCGATGCGTTCGGACAGGAATTCGCCGTAAGCTATTCCCGACGCCTTCTCGATCACGAGTCCCAGGAGAATGCATCCGGAGTTGCTGTATTGCGCTCGCTGTCCTGGTTCGAAGTCAAGAGGCAAAGACTCGAGCATGTTCACTACTTCCTGGGGACGCCAGTCCTTCGCCTGATTAGAGCTGAAAGTCTCCACGGAGAGGATTTCCTTAATCCCGGAAGTGTGTTGCAGCAAGTGCCGAAGCGTGATTTCGCCGCTTCCGCGAAATTCGGGATAGTATTTCGACAATTTGTCCTCAATCCGCAGTTTCCCATCTTCTTGAAGCAGCAAAATAGCTAGAGCAGTGAACGTCTTCGTCAACGAACCAACTTCGAAAACCGAATCCGTTGTCACCGGGATTTGGTGCTCCAAGTTCGCAAATCCATAAGATCGTTCAATGATTTTGCCATCGGCTGGAGATATGGCGATCGACAGGCCAGGGATATTCGCCCTTTCCATGATCGGCTTCACAATACCGTCCACGGCTTCCGGGGTGACGGCATCACTTTCCCTTACAAAAGCCGGCGAGGTTATCAGCCCAATTAGTATGGCGCCCCAAATAACTTGGCCTACTTTGTACCATCGCATCGGAAAATTTCCCTTCCTTCTATCAATTAAGAGGCGGATATTCTTTCACCTAAAATAGTAAATGAGATTTGATTATATCATATAAACGACATTCGCTTCGATCTTTATGCGTTTTTTCTGCAAATGAAACGCGGTAATTTTTGTAAGGATCGCAGCTCGATAGGATTGGTAAAAAGCGAAGCATAGAAAAGTAAGATGGGTCGCGTTGTATAAACCATCGTTTTTAACGGATATAACAAATAGATGAGGCAAACGTCGCGACTCATCTTGCGATCCCGATTAAACCATCGTCAAACAGCAAGACTTGCACTCTTGAGAAAATTGGACAATTGGGCGTGCGCTGTCTCTGGCGGAATGGAACTGGGAGGCGTGGAACCGTGAGCTACATGATTGCGAAATGTTCGGATATTCTTGGCGTTGTTAATATCTTGTTCCGCCGCAGGCGGATAGAACAATTCGATAATATCATTTACGCGCCAATTATCGATTCCATTTCTTAAAAATTCGTGCAACTTTGCCGCCAACTCCGCCGGAGTTGTTGCGGATGTAGATAAGGACTCCAGGCTTTCGGAAAGGTGGTCGCGGAGTGTCCGTTCAAAGGTTGCAAACAGAGCAAAAACCATGAGTTTACATAGATTTTCTTCCGCTTGGTCGAGCATCTCGCGCCCTTCTTGAGGAGGTAAGGAGTATAAATCCGTATTGGATAATGGGTCTAGGCGCCGATCAAGCGCGCGTCTGGCAACTTTGATGGCGGCCATTGTGAATTGGAAGGTTTTTATGTGTTCGTCAAGCGGATTCATCATCGTCCCAACACTTCTATCAACCGATAAAATAGATCGGCATTCAACGATGGCAACATGCCCAACTGACGATTTTGAAGAAATACCCATCCTTTTACAATGTCCGTTAAATAGGGATGAGATTCCCTTTCTTCGAGAATCTTGCCATTTTCCGTCAGCAAGTCGATTCGAATTGTTGGAGCGCCTTCGGAAACATAGATAAGCGTTTCGGTTCCAAGGTCGCTTTTCATATCCACGCGCCCTTCAGCGCCAATGATCCAGCGTCCTCGGGGAATCAGACGAACAGTCTTGCGGTTAGGGCGTTTGATAACTAAGACCTTCGCTTGGTAAGCGTCAATAGGTTCTTCTTTTATTGTAATGCGTTCTTCCTCAATATCCGCTTTTGGAACAATATCGCGAACCCAATCATCTACTTTACTGTAGAGTTCGTTCAAGCGAGAAAGATATTCATCGCGCAAATGCTCGGGATTTGTTTCATGATTCATGATGAGGTCTCCTTTCAAAACGCGATGGATAATATCCTGTCTATTCCTCACTCCGTCGAGCGGCTGACGTATTCGCCGGTTTGCGTATCCACGACGATCTTCTCGCCTACCTTAATGAAGTTGGGCACAGAAAGTTGAAAGCCCGATTCCGTGGTCGCCGGTTTGGGGGAGTTGGAGACGGTGGCGCCTTTCAATTCCGGCATTGTATCCGCAATGACCTGGATCGAGGTTTTGGGCAGCGTTACGCTGATCGGCTGATTTTCCAACGTCGCGATTTGTACCACCATCCCGTCCCGCAGGAAATACTTGGCGTCGCCGACAAGTTCTGGGGAAAGAAGCACTTCGTCGTAGGTCTGCGAATTCATGAAGTGGAATCCGGCGCTGTCGAAGTACATGTAACTCGCGTCGAACGTGAAGAAATCGGCCACTTCGATCTCTTCCGTCGAGCTGAATCGCGTATCGCACTGCGTTCCGTTGAGGATATTGCGCAGCGTGCATTGCACGAATGCCCGTAAGTTTCCGGGCGTACGATGTTGAAAGTCCAAAACCTTGTGCGGCGCCCCTTTGAAAATGATGACGTTGCCTTTGCGAATATCGTTTCCCTTCATGAAAGCCATTCCTTTATTGTATTTACTGGATTTTCAAAACTTGATTATCCTTATTTCCGTTCTTTTTCAAGTGGGATTCGCCGAAATTCCCCGCTTTGACTCTTTTAGCCCGGCGGTCGAAGCCGGGCAAAATCATTCCTCCGCCATCTCTTCACCGCGAACGATCTTCCATTGGCGCAGATAATGAACGATGGGAAAGATGACCAGCATTCCTAGGATGGGGATAACGCCGTTATAGATGCGATTTCCCCCAATCCAAAAAGAATCCCAAAGCGGAGCCGTTTCAAAGAGCGCTTTCCGCATTACGAAGAAACAGACCCAGCCGCCGTGCAATCCCACGGACAACCACAACGTCCCTGTACGCTGCGCAGCGTAACAGAGAATGAATCCCACTAGAAACAAACCCGCCGCTTCCGGGAATAATTTAAATGTGGAAATCATCTCGTGCAACAATTGTCCGCATAATTGAAATCCCGCCTGCCAGGAATTTGGATTCTCCAGCGTCCCGCCCTTGCCGCTTAAAAAGTGTAGGGAAGAGAAGATGGCGCTCGAAACGCCGCCGCCCATAATCCAACCCCAGCGCCGAGATAACGATCGAAAAATCAATCCCCGGAAAATATATTCCTCTACTAAAGCCACCGCAGCGCCTGTCGCCAAGCCTTCTATTATTTTTTGTTGGAGATAGGAGAAGGAAAAGAGCAAGGAATATGTCCATGCGCCTATAAATAAGTACAAACCGCTCAACGAAAAAAGAAAACACGCTGCGACGATCAGTCCGGCAAGCAAGTTTCGTATTCCATCCTTTGAAACGCGAAGCCCTACTTTACCAGGATGCTGCAACCCGATTTGCCGCCGGGCGAGCATCAAGCCGAGCACAATGCAAATCTCCCACAAACGCCGGAAAATCTTTATCGGCGCATCTAAGCCGGAAACAGCCGATGCGGCGTAAAACAAAGGATGAAGCAAACATGCGGCTAAGGTAGAAACGATTAGGACAACGATCACGCGCCAAAAGACGGGGATTTTCATGATGGAATGAATCAACCTAAAAACAATGATGAATGATGAGTGATGAATGATGAGAATTTGAAATTCAACGAGATTCATCACGCATCGCTGTTTTTATGATCTTGGCTCGATGAAATAAAAAAAACAAGTTCGATGCGTCCCGAATTCATCATTCATCATTCCTCATTCATCATTCCTCATTCCTCATTCATCACTCATCATTAAAAAGACGTTCCCCGCCGGATTTTTCCAGCGGGGCAAAGGAGACGTAAAACCCAGTGGCGATTGGGGAGGTAAATCTTAATGGACGAAAAGC
The nucleotide sequence above comes from Candidatus Omnitrophota bacterium. Encoded proteins:
- a CDS encoding serine hydrolase domain-containing protein — encoded protein: MRWYKVGQVIWGAILIGLITSPAFVRESDAVTPEAVDGIVKPIMERANIPGLSIAISPADGKIIERSYGFANLEHQIPVTTDSVFEVGSLTKTFTALAILLLQEDGKLRIEDKLSKYYPEFRGSGEITLRHLLQHTSGIKEILSVETFSSNQAKDWRPQEVVNMLESLPLDFEPGQRAQYSNSGCILLGLVIEKASGIAYGEFLSERIAKPLGMTYTRLGSNSAIIQKRVAGYALDTATGNMQNAKYASVSAPYASGGILSNPSDLIKLKKAFQPDALLKQASIKAMFAPACLNNGLPFEQPGTGMSYGYCLEILKMGKYLLPGKTGGISGFNAYFAYLPQKDCMIAITGNLDNCLNSLMEICFSVIQLEVDEQ
- the efp gene encoding elongation factor P, whose protein sequence is MKGNDIRKGNVIIFKGAPHKVLDFQHRTPGNLRAFVQCTLRNILNGTQCDTRFSSTEEIEVADFFTFDASYMYFDSAGFHFMNSQTYDEVLLSPELVGDAKYFLRDGMVVQIATLENQPISVTLPKTSIQVIADTMPELKGATVSNSPKPATTESGFQLSVPNFIKVGEKIVVDTQTGEYVSRSTE
- a CDS encoding CPBP family intramembrane glutamic endopeptidase, with the translated sequence MNLVEFQILIIHHSSFIIVFRLIHSIMKIPVFWRVIVVLIVSTLAACLLHPLFYAASAVSGLDAPIKIFRRLWEICIVLGLMLARRQIGLQHPGKVGLRVSKDGIRNLLAGLIVAACFLFSLSGLYLFIGAWTYSLLFSFSYLQQKIIEGLATGAAVALVEEYIFRGLIFRSLSRRWGWIMGGGVSSAIFSSLHFLSGKGGTLENPNSWQAGFQLCGQLLHEMISTFKLFPEAAGLFLVGFILCYAAQRTGTLWLSVGLHGGWVCFFVMRKALFETAPLWDSFWIGGNRIYNGVIPILGMLVIFPIVHYLRQWKIVRGEEMAEE